CCACGGCTTCTTCTCGGATCGCGGACACCCTCGATTGTCCGCATGCTGTCAATCAGATTATTGGCAATGACGCCGGTCTGCTCAAAGTCGCGGCCAATGATGTTAACTTCGATTGGTCTTGGACTTCCCGCACCTCCGCCACCGGCTTCAATTTGCAGGTGGTTGATTTCAGGCACTTTTTCCACGCGCTCTCTCAGAACCTCCGCAATTTCAAACACAGAACGATCCCTTTCGTCCAGTGTCACCAGCTGCAGGTTGCCATTGATCTGATAAACGGGATTTGCACCGCCCATACCTGTCCCGCCGGCGCGAATGCTCATATTCCTCAGTTCCGGCACTTCTTCTGTAATGATCTCCTCAAGCTCGTAAATCACCTGTTCGGTAAACTCAAGCGATCTGCCCGTCGCCAGTTCTGCTTCCAGCTGCACCTGGTTATTATCCGATACCGGCATAAACTCGGTTCCGATCACAGGTATCATGGCCAGGGTAAAGGCGAATATTCCCAATGCACCGGCGATAACCGTTTTGCGGCGTCTTATCGACCAGCGTACTGCCCTTCCGTAGGCATTTTCCAGTGCACCAAAACCCTTAGAAAATGAAGAAACAAAAAATTGCACTGCCCGGCTCCTCTTTTTCTGATCATCTTTGTGGTTCATCAGGACAGATGCCAGCATGGGGGTCAGCATGAGTGCCGACAGCGTTGATGTGACTACGGTCACCACAACAATAAAGCCGAGCTCACGGAACCAGAACCCCATCATACCGGAAACAAAAGTTAGTGGCAGAAACACGGCTACAACGGTAAGCGTGGACGCCACCACAGCTGTGAATACTTCCCGGGCGCCCCTTACGGCCGCACCGGACGGGTCGTCACCGGCTTCCAGCCGTTTCATGACATTTTCAAGCACCACGATTGCATCATCCACCACCATTCCCAGGGCAATGGCCAGTGAGGAGAGCGAAATAATGTTCAGTGTGCTTCCCGTGAGAGCAAGATAAATAAAGCCCATAACCAGGGAGACGGGAATTGTGACCGCAATAATGATGGTCGCACGCCACCGGTGCAGGAACACAAATACCACCAGTATCACAAACATGATGGCGTAGAGGATCACTGATGAGAGGTTATTGATAGCTCCGGAAATAAACTCGGATGTATCCAGCAGTACGCTGACCTCTACATCATCCGGAAGACGGTCCTGAATTTCCGGCAGCCTTTCATGCAGGTCATTGGCTACAGTTACCGTATTGGCATCCGACTGTTTGTTTATCGTCACTGCAACCCCGCGGCCCCTGTTTACGCGACTCAGGGATGTCTCGTCCTCGTACTCTGTACGGATGGAAGCCACTTCATGCAAATAGACCGCCCGGCCCTCATCATAGGCAACCACGACATCCCCGATCTCCCTTTCATCAGCAAATTCGGTATTGGTGCGCAAATTGTAGGAACTGACGCCAATATCCAGCCTTCCGGCCGGCACCGATACATTTTCAGCTCCGATTATATCAGAAACCCGGTCAATATCCAGGTTGTAAGCTTCAAACTGCACGGGATCTATCTGAACCTGGATTTCCTGTACCGGAGTGCCGAAAAGATTTACGGCACCGACACCGGGTACCCTGTTTAAAGAGGCCACCAAATCATCATCCAGAATAGTTTCCAGCTCATGGTAACTCTCTTCTGCCGTTACGGCAAAAATCATGATGGGGATGGCTCCGGCATCAAACTTCTGGATTATCGGCTCATCTATATCGTCCGGCAGCTGCTGCCGGGCCCTGCTCACCGCATCCCGCACATCATCCGAGGCCTCAAGCATATCTATTCCCCAGTCCAGCTCAAGAGTAATAATTGAGGAGTTGTCCAGAGATTCGGACCTGATCTCCTCAAGGTTCGGTATGGTACTGAGAACATCCTCAAGCTCCTCGGTTACATTCCGCTCAATTTCCTGCGCTGCCACTCCCGGATAGGTCGTGATCACGGTGATCACAGGCGCCTCTATCTCCGGAAACAAATCCACGGGCAGACGTGTAAATGAAAAAACTCCAAATACAATTATGGCCAGAAAAACCATCCCTATGGCAACGGGTCTTCTGACGGCCAGTTGATACATACTCATAGCTTAATTCCTGTTTCAATATCTGATCTGTAATGTGCTGGTCCCGCTGACCGGAATCCCTTATTCTACAATGCGCACTTCGCTTCCGCTTTCTACACGGCCGGCCCCCTCCTGTATCACCTGGTCACCTTCATTCAGGCCGTCCCTTATCTGAAGCATCTCTTCCATTCGGTCACCTGTCTGTACATCTGCTCTTTCTGCTGTGCCGTCGTTTACGCGGTATACATAACGTGTCTGATTGCCCGGCTCCCTGTGGACCGCCGCCGCAGGCAAAAACAGATCCTCCCGTTCATCCATATCCATCCGTACCCTGGCAAACATGCCCGGACTCAGACGGTGATCCGGATTATCAATGCGGATTTCCACACGAAATGTCCGGCTGACCGGATCCACTGTCGGACCAATGAAATCAACTTCTCCCTCAAATGTCTCTCCGGGATAAGTGTCAGGCATCACATCCACTTCCATTCCATAATAAATCAGAGGGAAATACCGCTCTGAAATATTGATTGTCACCTTGACCGGATCCACGGTCATCAGTGTCATCAGTGAAGGCCGCTCTCCGCCGGGTGAAAACTGTTCTCCTTCGACAAAGTATTTATCTGTTATCACGCCGTCGATGGGCGCCCGCAGGTCCGTGTCTTCCCTGAGCTGTTCGTAGGAACTTTTGGCATTGTCATACTGCGCCTGTGCCTGCTCAAGCTGCTGTCCTGAGACTGCTCCTGCTTCCGCCAGGTTTTCCAGTCTTCTTACTTCATTGCAGGCAGTATTCATCTGCACTTCCGCCTGGTTCAGATTGCTGCGATCCATCTCGGCCAGAAGATCGCCCTTTTGCACCTTGTCGCCCTCCCTGGCATGAATGGATAAAATCCGCGTACCCGCTGCACCTGAGATAAATGCGTATTCCCACTGTTCGATGTTTCCGGGATACGTGCGTGTGAGGTGCCAGCTTTCACGATTAACACGGACCGTGCGGACAGGAACTGCTTCATCTTCTTCGGTCTCGTATAATACGGTGGATTCATTTTCCTGATTGTTATTCTGATAAAAAATGAATCCGGCCGCTATAAGTACAGCTGTAATAATCAGTGCTGCTCCAATTTCTTTCTTTTTATTTGTTCTTTTTTCCATGACGCTTTGCTATGTAGAAATAATAGTAGTTCTTGTTAATTTTCAGTCTGTAGCATGCACACCCAGGATGCGTTCCAGTTCCAGGGTGGCGTTCATATAGTCAAACAGTGACTGCAGATAGTTCAGACGGGCTTCGGTGGTGGCGAGCTCGGCGTCATTGACCTCGATAAGCGTATGTGAACCGCTTTCGTAACCAACTCTTGCTATTTCGTAACCACGCTCGGCCATCTCCACATTGGCTTCCTGTGCTTCAATTGCAGCCCCTGCCTGTCTCATTTCGTCGAGGGCGTTCTGATAATCCACTTGCACAGATTCCTCTAAAAACTCCCTTTGTGACTCCTGCTGCTCAAGCTGCAGCTGCGACTGCTGTCTCTGTAAACGCCGTTCAAAACCGGAAAATAGAGGTATACTGAGGTTTACCCCTACAAAAGTGGTCGAAACCCAATCGTAGTCAAACGGTTCAAATGTGTTTCCCTGCGCCTGCTGGGTGTGTGACCCGATGAGAGACAGTGACGGTACATATGCCGCACGGTCCAGACTCAGTTGCGCTTCGGCAACCTCCAGCCGCGCATCTTGCTGCATAAGATCCGGGTTCGATGAAAAGTCCTGCGTCAGCAATTGATCCTGTCCGGATGCGCCCTTTTCAGAATAGAGCTTTTCCAGTGTCCCTTCCAGGGAAATATCCTGGTCAACCGGAATGGCAGTCAGCAGCTTCAGATAGTTCACTGCACCGGTGAACGCATTCTCAGCCTGCCGCACTTCGGGTTTCAGATTTTCAAGCTGAACACGTGTCCTGATTTCATCATATTCCGGTGCCACTTGTTCTTCTACCATCGATTTCACCAGCTCAAGATCCGTCTGACGCCTCTCTTTGCTGATTCTGAGCGCTTTCAGTGATTCTTCCGCCAGTTTTACATTCAGCCAGGCCTGTTGTACCTCCTCCTTCATTTCCTGGCGAGTTGCTTCCATCATCACCTCCGACATTGCCTCATTTGCTTTGGCCAGCGACACTCCCCTGATCACACTCTGGTTGTATATGGGCATGGACAACTGCGCACTGACATCAAAGTTGTGATCTGTACCTGTTTCGAGGCGGTCACCAAGCGGGCTGTCCGGAGGCAGAAAGATAACCGGCAGATCTACGTAATTCTGATAGCTTCCCTCAATAGTAACACGCGGCAGGTATCCGGTTTGCGCTTCCCTGCGGGCTGCTTCGGAAATCTGGCTTTCAAACCGGGCATCACGTATTTGCTGACTGTTTTCAAGTGCTTTTCTAATGGCGTCATCCAGTGTAAGTGAAATGGTTTCTTTATCGTCCTGACTATTACCTGAAGATTCTGGCCCTTCAGGCTGGGTTGCAAACACCCTGGCAGGATCCGCCAGAACAGCCACTGATATGAATATTAATATGAGTCGGTACATGAATGGTATGATTTTATTGTGTTGCGGTTGTGACAGGACCGGAGCCGTCCCGGAAGGTTTGATAATGATCAACAAGCTGGTCTATTCGGCGACGGCCCTTTGCCGTAGTGATACCCCGCATAAAGTGCAGGAATATGTGGCGAAACAGCTCAGGCCGGGGGTACTCAGTTACAGGAAACAGCTCATAGTTGACCAGCTGTCGCATTTGCTCACCGAACAGCCGGGCAACGATATCGGAATTCACTTCCTCCAGAAACCAGCCTTCGTGTTTACCTTTTTCCAGCAGTGCGGTGATATCGTTATATATTCTGGAGGACGTCTCTTTCTGAATGGTTTCGTAAAGCCTGGGATAATTGCGCCGCATCTGTTCAAACAGGACCGGATTGATTTTCTCCAGCTGCCTGACGCCAAACTGCATCAGTGCCACCATTCCGTCGATGACCTGTTTGTGTTCATTCAGTATTTTTTTTCTGTGACGATCTCTTACGGCCGACTGATGCTTCATACTGTGGAAAATCAGATCCTCTTTATTCCGGTAGTGTGAGTACAGTGTGTTCTTGGACATGCCCAGTTCAGCAGCAACATCTGTCATGCTGACACACGTCAATCCCTGTTTGCGAAACAGTTCATAAGCTGCCTTTTCAATCTGTTCCCTGATCGGGTGATGTTTATTGAGCATATTTTCATTGAACATATTGTTCGTTGGACATATCGGCTTGAGTTTTCTTGGTGTGAATGAGATCCGTGAGACAACGGAAACTTATAATACGAATAAAGTTTCCATATGTTGCATTTTTTTTTGAAAAAAAAAGCCCATCCCCCGAAAGAGGATGGGCTTCTGATTGAGCTCATATGAGCACATTCATTTTGCAGTCACTTTTCAAGCCGTATTGCAGGACGCACCTGCTATATTCCGGCTTGCAAGTACAACAGTTAACTATTAGTAACCTTCTGGCTGTGGTTGCTGCTGAGGCTGCTGCTGTCCCTGCTGCATTTGAGCTTCCTGGATCATTTGCTGCACGCGCTGCTGCAGTTCAGGATCCTGTTGAACAGCCATGTTGATTTCCTGGAATCGGTCCATATCCATACCTTCATCTTCAATGGCTTCGGTCAGGTCGGCTTCCATTTCCTGCTCAATCTCCTCGATTTTTTCAAAGGCACTTTCAAACTTTTCCATGTCTTCTGCGGACACGTCCAGTTCGTCAGTAGATTGTCCCATTTGCTGGGCCTGCATGATTTCGTTGTACGTCTGTACGTCGATACCCTCTTCATCCACAATCGCCACCATCTCTTGCTGGGATTGTGCCTGTACCGTTTGTGCATTCATGGAAGCATCAACAAATACCTGCAGTTCTTCATCGGAAACTTCGATCTGCGGAGCTTCGTCCTGAGGAGGCTGCTGGAATTGTGCTTCCGCCGGCATGGCAAACATAGCGAACACGGCGGCGATGATTCCGGTGAAAATGGATTGTGATTTCATAGATACCTCTTTTCGGTTGTTTTGTTTCATTAATTGAAATAGTAACCCGATAAACTATGCATTACTCCGGATATTGCCGTTTTTATATTATTTAACAACATGTTAAGAGAAATAACAGAAATTAAAGCCCGGCAAGAAAATAATCATGCGCAGAGTCAGCGCGGCAAGTCTGTTATATCGCCTATTTTCTGAAAAAATCCCCTTCATATTTCCGGTATGCCTGATCCAGGAGAGATTTTCCTTTTTCAGTAATAATACTTCTCAGAAAATTCAGGAAAACATACTCGAAAAGCTTCGCCCGCGGATACTCGGTCACCGGAAACAAATCGTAATCATGGATATGTTTAGTCTGCGCCATAAACAGCTTGGCCACAATATCGCTGTCCACTTCTTCCATTATGACCCCCTGCTGCTTACCCTTCTCAAGCATCTTGAGAATTTCATCATAACTTTGCTCGTACTGCTCTTTGCGAATGACATCGGAAACCGCGCGGTACCTTCTGCGAAGCTCTTCGAGCAGAACGGGATTCATTTTTTCATAATCCTTCATGGTATCGACCATAACCATCACAAGGCCTTCAATAATATTGGGCGCGTTAACAAGAACTTCCCTGTGCTTGCGGAACCGGTCCTCAATTCCCTTTTTGAAAACATGGTATAACAGATCTTCCTTGTTTCTGTAATATTTATATAATGTTTTCTTGGAGATCCCCATCTCCCTGGAAATATCATCCATGGTAACATAGGTAATACCATGCTTCCGGAATAAGTTTCCGGCAACCTCCAGCAGTTCATCTGACATTCCACTTCTACCCATATACTTCCTTTTGGTGCATAAACCCTGAAAAAAACATATACTGACAACGCTGTAAAGGTAGTGTTTTTCACATAAAAAATGGCCATGTTTGTCACGACATGGCCATTGCGGTTTTGGGGGGTTGTTGGAGGCAGTTATTAGCTGCACTCTCTCCTGTTGTATATCAGAATCCGTACCCCAGTGTTACCTGGAATGCACCGTTTTTCACTTCCGGATCACCCGGAGCATCAAATACATCCACAAGTCCCAGCGTATACCTGAGATCAAGATGCAATGCCCTGTTGATGTCAATTCCGCCGCCGAATGCCAGTCCGAAATCGACACTGTTGTGTGTGCTTCTGAGGTCATCGCTGTCAGCCTCTCCATAAAGTTTGAAAGACAGTGCCGGACCGGCGTACAGGTTTGGTGTGATCATGCTCTGGGTAGGCAAATGTGCCTTGAAAAGTACCGGTATTTCAAGATATCCCAGATCGTAATCTGTTTTTTGAGCTTCTCCGAGGACACCAGCATCTGCCTGACTGTATTTCATGGTGAAATTCATCTCCGGCTGGATGGAAAACGTTGGGTGGACGCGGTAGTTCAAAAAAGCACCTCCGGTAAATCCGGCCCGGACCGTGGTACCTCCGACATCATCTCCCCAGAGATCGGAAACCGTGAGACCCGCGTTGAGTCCCCAGGTAACCGGAGAATATTCCATTTGTGACTGTGCATGGGCATTCTGCCCGGATCCGAGTGTCATGACAGTAAGTACTGCTGCAGCCAGTAAAGACGAATAAATTTTTTGCTTTTTCATAGTGGTGTAATGTTTTGGGTAATAGGTTGTTACTTCTCTCAATAATTGTTCCATGTTCACAAGGTCATCAGACTTGTTTCATCATGGAAACTAAGTATACTAATAAAGTTTCTTATAGGCAATACGTTTCCGTGAGGATATGACATTTTTTTTTAGTTGCCCGTTATTTCGCTTCGCTATACACACCAGGTAATATCTCCGAAGAGAGTTCTGATGTACACCTTTGCACTTAATTCATTAGCGACGGCGAGGACATTACTGACTGGGGAGGAGCTCCGGCCCTATGCAAACGAAAAACTTCGATGAACCAGAAGGATTTGCTGAGAACAGCACAAAATAGATAACACAAGTGGCCTCCACTGTATTCATTTATTCAGTATACAGACTGATATTACCATTGCATACATGATCATGCTTTGCATTTAAATACAAACACCAGAACTAAAAAAGGAGGACTATCATGGGTGATAGAAGATCTGCTCTGCTGCAAAACCTGTCCCCTGAAGAGAGGACCGGCATCCACGGCGGAGGCGTTATCACTACTGCCATTGTATCGTTTTTAAGCGCTACGGCTTTCCACACTTTAAAAGAGGCCTACAATGACTGGGAGGCACATGTAGAAGCCTTCAACGAAGGAAGGGAAAGTATGCAGTAATCACTGAAACTATAACAAAAGAGATGAGATAAATGGATACCTTGAACACTAATGTCAAAGAACTCACTAAAAGTGAACTGACCAGCATCAACGGTGGAGACGACTTGTCGGAGAGCATCTTCCGTTTTTTTGGCAAGATTGTCGGAGCTATTGAAAACTTTGAGTTTGACAGTGATGTCGCAAGCTCAGGAGTTGGGCGCGTTACCCGATAACAGCAACTGATTTTATCTGTCGCATCACACAGAGAATCAGTTGCATTAACAGACAAGCTGCATGAGCAAGAGGGGCAGTTGTTTCTGGCTGCTCCTCTTGCGTAAAATTCTGAGACTATGATAAAAAAGTTAAGAGCCTTCTACCGGTCATACTGGCGCAAAATCATGCTCTACTCACTCATACCCGCGGTTGCCGCTCTTATTTTTATCGAAGGGTATAATTTTCTTTCAGGCTATGATGACTTCAGCATACAACGGGAACTGAGTATGTTCGTCCAGTTTTATATCATTGCGTTCATTGTGTATTCGGTATCATATTACCGGAAAAAAAGGAAAAGCAATCAGCATTAGAGGGCATTTGGACAACCACAAAATGAACCTTTCTTGAAAACAAATGAATTCCGAAAATTTTCACTGAAATCTTTATGACAGATACATTAGCGCAAAATCTGCAGCAAAACG
The nucleotide sequence above comes from Natronogracilivirga saccharolytica. Encoded proteins:
- a CDS encoding TetR/AcrR family transcriptional regulator, translating into MGRSGMSDELLEVAGNLFRKHGITYVTMDDISREMGISKKTLYKYYRNKEDLLYHVFKKGIEDRFRKHREVLVNAPNIIEGLVMVMVDTMKDYEKMNPVLLEELRRRYRAVSDVIRKEQYEQSYDEILKMLEKGKQQGVIMEEVDSDIVAKLFMAQTKHIHDYDLFPVTEYPRAKLFEYVFLNFLRSIITEKGKSLLDQAYRKYEGDFFRK
- a CDS encoding TetR/AcrR family transcriptional regulator produces the protein MLNKHHPIREQIEKAAYELFRKQGLTCVSMTDVAAELGMSKNTLYSHYRNKEDLIFHSMKHQSAVRDRHRKKILNEHKQVIDGMVALMQFGVRQLEKINPVLFEQMRRNYPRLYETIQKETSSRIYNDITALLEKGKHEGWFLEEVNSDIVARLFGEQMRQLVNYELFPVTEYPRPELFRHIFLHFMRGITTAKGRRRIDQLVDHYQTFRDGSGPVTTATQ
- a CDS encoding porin family protein; protein product: MKKQKIYSSLLAAAVLTVMTLGSGQNAHAQSQMEYSPVTWGLNAGLTVSDLWGDDVGGTTVRAGFTGGAFLNYRVHPTFSIQPEMNFTMKYSQADAGVLGEAQKTDYDLGYLEIPVLFKAHLPTQSMITPNLYAGPALSFKLYGEADSDDLRSTHNSVDFGLAFGGGIDINRALHLDLRYTLGLVDVFDAPGDPEVKNGAFQVTLGYGF
- a CDS encoding efflux RND transporter permease subunit, producing the protein MSMYQLAVRRPVAIGMVFLAIIVFGVFSFTRLPVDLFPEIEAPVITVITTYPGVAAQEIERNVTEELEDVLSTIPNLEEIRSESLDNSSIITLELDWGIDMLEASDDVRDAVSRARQQLPDDIDEPIIQKFDAGAIPIMIFAVTAEESYHELETILDDDLVASLNRVPGVGAVNLFGTPVQEIQVQIDPVQFEAYNLDIDRVSDIIGAENVSVPAGRLDIGVSSYNLRTNTEFADEREIGDVVVAYDEGRAVYLHEVASIRTEYEDETSLSRVNRGRGVAVTINKQSDANTVTVANDLHERLPEIQDRLPDDVEVSVLLDTSEFISGAINNLSSVILYAIMFVILVVFVFLHRWRATIIIAVTIPVSLVMGFIYLALTGSTLNIISLSSLAIALGMVVDDAIVVLENVMKRLEAGDDPSGAAVRGAREVFTAVVASTLTVVAVFLPLTFVSGMMGFWFRELGFIVVVTVVTSTLSALMLTPMLASVLMNHKDDQKKRSRAVQFFVSSFSKGFGALENAYGRAVRWSIRRRKTVIAGALGIFAFTLAMIPVIGTEFMPVSDNNQVQLEAELATGRSLEFTEQVIYELEEIITEEVPELRNMSIRAGGTGMGGANPVYQINGNLQLVTLDERDRSVFEIAEVLRERVEKVPEINHLQIEAGGGGAGSPRPIEVNIIGRDFEQTGVIANNLIDSMRTIEGVRDPRRSRGDDRPEFELNLDREKLAGSGLNSASVSNIVRGTMDGLVATQFRRDGHEYDVLVRYRDEDRHSLTSLEQVSVMTPDGRQVRVSDLGHINEVMTPPNIERFNRERFVSVTAGLHDRPLSDAVDDIRDQISQMDIPDDVEIEYGGDIEGQEEGFSGLLLVLVLSLVLVYIVMAGQFESFRDPLVIMFSIPFSFTGVFLALLITGTSLSVIGMLGAVILVGIVVKNAIVLIDYIRLLQGQGMKVFDSIIEAGKMRLRPVLMTTLTTVLAMFPLALALGEGAEMWQPMAISVIGGLSFSTLITLGLIPVMYAIFHRKRIAAE
- a CDS encoding TolC family protein, translated to MYRLILIFISVAVLADPARVFATQPEGPESSGNSQDDKETISLTLDDAIRKALENSQQIRDARFESQISEAARREAQTGYLPRVTIEGSYQNYVDLPVIFLPPDSPLGDRLETGTDHNFDVSAQLSMPIYNQSVIRGVSLAKANEAMSEVMMEATRQEMKEEVQQAWLNVKLAEESLKALRISKERRQTDLELVKSMVEEQVAPEYDEIRTRVQLENLKPEVRQAENAFTGAVNYLKLLTAIPVDQDISLEGTLEKLYSEKGASGQDQLLTQDFSSNPDLMQQDARLEVAEAQLSLDRAAYVPSLSLIGSHTQQAQGNTFEPFDYDWVSTTFVGVNLSIPLFSGFERRLQRQQSQLQLEQQESQREFLEESVQVDYQNALDEMRQAGAAIEAQEANVEMAERGYEIARVGYESGSHTLIEVNDAELATTEARLNYLQSLFDYMNATLELERILGVHATD
- a CDS encoding efflux RND transporter periplasmic adaptor subunit; this translates as MEKRTNKKKEIGAALIITAVLIAAGFIFYQNNNQENESTVLYETEEDEAVPVRTVRVNRESWHLTRTYPGNIEQWEYAFISGAAGTRILSIHAREGDKVQKGDLLAEMDRSNLNQAEVQMNTACNEVRRLENLAEAGAVSGQQLEQAQAQYDNAKSSYEQLREDTDLRAPIDGVITDKYFVEGEQFSPGGERPSLMTLMTVDPVKVTINISERYFPLIYYGMEVDVMPDTYPGETFEGEVDFIGPTVDPVSRTFRVEIRIDNPDHRLSPGMFARVRMDMDEREDLFLPAAAVHREPGNQTRYVYRVNDGTAERADVQTGDRMEEMLQIRDGLNEGDQVIQEGAGRVESGSEVRIVE
- a CDS encoding bacteriocin; this encodes MDTLNTNVKELTKSELTSINGGDDLSESIFRFFGKIVGAIENFEFDSDVASSGVGRVTR
- a CDS encoding DUF4168 domain-containing protein, which gives rise to MKSQSIFTGIIAAVFAMFAMPAEAQFQQPPQDEAPQIEVSDEELQVFVDASMNAQTVQAQSQQEMVAIVDEEGIDVQTYNEIMQAQQMGQSTDELDVSAEDMEKFESAFEKIEEIEQEMEADLTEAIEDEGMDMDRFQEINMAVQQDPELQQRVQQMIQEAQMQQGQQQPQQQPQPEGY